tatgaaagttccctttttctggccattctgagagtataatcgaacccacaaatgtgatgctccagatactgtactagctcaaagaaaggccagttttacagcttctctaaccagcaaaaccgttttgagctgtgctaacgtaactgcacaagggttttcaagatgtttctaatcatccattagctttctaacgcgattagcaaacacaatgtaccattagaacactggagtgatggttgctggaaatgagcctctatacacctatgtagatattccattaaataccaaacgtttgcagctagaatagtcatttacagcattaacaatgtatagagtgtatttctgattaatttaatgttatcttcattgaaaaaaactgcttttctttcaaaaataaggacatttctaagtgaccccaaacttttgaacggtagtgtataccTGAGTATTAGTATTTAAAGCCAATCTAAGAACAATCTAAACACTGCTAAACGTCTGCCTGCAGATTCCAGTGTTTCGAGGTTCCAGTGGTCCTCTCATCGGAGCGGGCAGCTCACCCACCGACCACTTTGGCACTGATGGACTTGGAGATGTGATTAAAGACAAAGTCCCACAGTGGGAGGAGAAAATCCAGAGAGAGCACGCCGTCAATGCCATGATCAGGCTGGTGACTGAAAACCAGAAGCAGGTGAGGATCTCCTCAgtcggctgtggctcagtgggcaGAGTCGGTCGtttatcaatcggaaggttgatagttcgatcccagctccggcagtcacatgccgaagtgtccttgagcaagacactgaactccaaattgctccctctgttgttcagaggaacgaacaaatgagattagctaacagtAGCACTGTTGGTTCctcactgtagcagcctctaccatcagtgagtgaatgagtatgaatgggtgaatgtgacaagtagtgtaaaagtgctttgagtggtcagaaagactagaaaagtgctatataagtacaagtccatttaccattcagTGTTTCATCTTTGATATGAAGCTGCTCTCTGCTATAACACGCTCTCCACAGGTCTCCTTGGTGGCCCTCGGCCCGCTCACAAACCTGGCGTTGGCTGTCAGACTGGATCCAAGTTTTCCTCAAAAACTGAAAGATCTGTACATCATGGGAGGAAATATGGaaggtaaataaaaacacatgcatttcAGTTTTGGAGACATTTAGGCTCTTTTAACTTGATTTTGTCTCTGTAGGAAAAGGAAACATGACGTTATGTGCAGAGTTCAACTTCGTCATGGATCCAGAGTCTGCTTACATTGTTCTTGAAGAGTTTCTCTGCACGACATACATTGCATCATGGGAATACGCCTGCAGAAACCCACTCACATGGgtaagatgtgtgtttgtgataatCCACATTACCCTGTTTCTTAATATTTTGATTGGGGGGGGGCGTTTCAGGGACAGTAATCATAGCATGCAAACACAATGGTCAGTCTAACAGTGAATAGTGTTCCATCAAACCAACAGAAAAGtacatataataaaatataactaGGTGATGCAAATGTTTCCCCCAAAATGTTTATGACGTTTTCtcagatgttttaaaaactctATTTTAGTAATGTAAGATTTTCCATACCATTACACTTTATAGGATCTTTAATGTAATGAAGTTAACAAGTACTTTCACGAGGGCATGTGTTCATTGCATTATTTGCACTGGTAACACCAACAACTTCAAATTCAGAGTTCATGTCACTGGCACTTAgacccaatctcaatgtccacactcacaTTCACTGACTGAAGTctgtgagggcttagggctgcttcactgtcaaatcttcaatattgtctcagactttttgagcGCTTTACGCCCCCTTTCTGtgagtgggcatttttgcagacttagcgtaagggaattacccagagttcatagcattccGACGTGAAACACGTAAGCTAGCGAGCATGGAAGGGTAAACGAACGCCATaaaaagaaatttaaaaaatgagacGGTAAACAAGAAGCAGGAAGCTGCAACCATTGTAggtgttttaaaaaagtttgcttgtaagtataaatatagaacaCAGCGTTAATCAACCtaaatctatttatcttcacaaGTGTATtttacagtataatttatagTTATCATATCTTTTACATtctgtggttaagcagtctatATGACAAGAGACTGGATCACATGGCAATCAGTCAGTCgtcccttaaagctgctgttggtagtcgtgatataaacatcagttctgagagagatttccaATGTCAAcgctacccctcccctctctgctgtcgtaaccctGCCCACAAAAGATAGTTGTgagcgttctatgaggaagtagaggcttcccagccaatcagggcgacgtagtggggcctccgctcagccaatcaggacagggggttgagtaccgatgggtattatgaccttttttccagacccagcagaaaaaaaagtacagtttttacaccactcctaccaacagcagctttaagcgccttgaatttaaagaaaagtaaaatgtgttaaatacaATCCCTTATATCGCTAtggtgagctacatgacgtcatgcaggttacgTGAGAGtcgcaaagtgctgtcccattcccagtttCACAGTTTTGAGCCCCTCCAGCCTCCTGTCCTCAATCACTTAAAGAtgatgtcaattaagtcaagaagggagACCCTATGGTTTGATCTCTACAACTGATTTTATTGATGTCCCTTGTTGTGCAGGAGTTCTTTGAAGAGTTGATCAACCAGgacacacctgctgcagcctTTATGAAGAAGATCACATCTCAATGCTTCG
The genomic region above belongs to Notolabrus celidotus isolate fNotCel1 chromosome 2, fNotCel1.pri, whole genome shotgun sequence and contains:
- the si:ch211-201h21.5 gene encoding inosine-uridine preferring nucleoside hydrolase; this encodes MEKKQVIIDTDCGIDDAQAIMMALAAPNIQVVGITCVFGNAALDYVCQNVLRVLSVCEREGIPVFRGSSGPLIGAGSSPTDHFGTDGLGDVIKDKVPQWEEKIQREHAVNAMIRLVTENQKQVSLVALGPLTNLALAVRLDPSFPQKLKDLYIMGGNMEGKGNMTLCAEFNFVMDPESAYIVLEEFLCTTYIASWEYACRNPLTWEFFEELINQDTPAAAFMKKITSQCFAYSREFMVNKRDVYFGPGFVSYDAYAMSACIDSSVVTEKIECPVRVELQGSMCRGMMALDRTNQLKKSHSVFVLAKCDVAKFGQLLMMSLRQPCKK